One genomic region from Nilaparvata lugens isolate BPH chromosome 3, ASM1435652v1, whole genome shotgun sequence encodes:
- the LOC120350694 gene encoding M-phase phosphoprotein 6-like, with protein sequence MKKTKDKVEKELEKKETEDLFSSQITDEMKFGKNFIIEPSIARCKELINGRLSFNGMNPEIEREMFADKEGATTSSAPQTKSADVSDMEMAKYQMSITNTVAKKFQKKNERHSKVNVRPNKKVKFLKPNDDD encoded by the exons ATGAAGAAAACTAAAGACAAAGTGGAAAAAGAACTCgagaaaaaagaaacagaagACTTGTTTTCATCCCAAATAACGGACGAAATGAAATTTGG AAAGAATTTCATAATTGAACCTAGCATAGCTCGATGCAAAGAGCTGATCAATGGTAGGTTGTCATTCAACGGAATGAATCCAGAAATTGAACGCGAGATGTTCGCAGACAAAGAAGGAGCGACCACTAGCAGTGCGCCTCAAACAAAGTCTGCCGATGTATCCGATATGGAAATGGCCAAGTACCAAATGAGTATCACAAATACGGTCGCTAagaagtttcaaaagaaaaatgaaagacATAGTAAGGTAAATGTCAGACctaataaaaaagtaaaattctTAAAGCCAAATGACGATGATTAG
- the LOC120348837 gene encoding tRNA-dihydrouridine(20) synthase [NAD(P)+]-like isoform X2, with product MSCRKKLTFNNKKILAPMVRIGTLPMRLLCLDYGCDIVYTEEIIDYRLIRSERVVNDLLGTVDFIDKSDGSLIFRTCELEKDKVVLQLGTADAQRALAAAKLVLDDVAGIDVNMGCPKEFSVKGGMGSALLCKPDVAEDIMRTLVENLPCTVTCKVRIFPDVDSTLQFCQRMADCGIDAIAIHGRRKEERPQCENHNDFIRIMAKCLTIPVIANGGSLVIDSYEDLDSFQQQTGSSSVMIARAAQWNCSIFRKSGKLPIDEVITAYLKYCVDYDNPTSNCKYCVQNMLREFQHSPKGLAFLESHTLEDICSLWELGEYCKMKQSEHRNRGVLCRREAMPEGVKRNLAEEGVVEMKCAFLRHLFQTNDLPKTQLLTWARRKFQRTPSYETEQYDKRFRSIVTVNNSKYSSSFWEKNKRWSEQAAALVALCSLNVIDAEPLRRKGALR from the exons ATGAGTTGCAGAAAAAAACTTACttttaacaataaaaaaattcttgCTCCAATGGTAAGGATTGGAACTCTACCTATGAGACTTTTATGTTTGgattatggctgtgatattgTTTATACTGAAGAAATTATTGACTATCGATTAATCAGATCTGAGAGAGTTGTAAATG ATCTGCTTGGAACTGTTGACTTCATCGATAAATCCGATGGCTCACTTATATTCAGAACCTGTGAGCTGGAAAAAGACAAAGTTGTTCTACAGTTGGGAACAGCCGATGCACAACGGGCGTTAGCTGCAGCCAAGCTagt ACTGGATGATGTGGCTGGAATTGATGTGAACATGGGCTGCCCGAAGGAGTTCTCTGTGAAGGGTGGCATGGGCTCTGCTCTCTTATGTAAGCCAGATGTAGCCGAAGATATAATGCGAACACTGGTCGAAAACTTGCCATGCACGGTTACATGTAAGGTGAGGATATTCCCAGACGTCGACAGCACCCTTCAGTTTTGTCAGCGAATGGCCGACTGTGGAATCGACGCCATTGCCATTCATGGCCGGAGAAAGGAAGAGCGGCCTCAGTGTGAGAACCATAATGATTTCATAAGGATTATGGCCAAGTGTCTAACAATACCAGTCATTGCCAA tgGTGGATCCCTGGTGATAGACTCATACGAAGATCTAGATTCGTTCCAGCAGCAAACTGGCAGTAGTAGCGTAATGATCGCCAGGGCAGCTCAATGGAATTGCTCAATATTTAGGAAGAGTGGAAAGTTACCAATTGATGAAGTTATAACTGCATACCTGAAGTACTGTGTCGACTACGATAATCCGACATCAAATTGCAAATACTGCGTACAGAACATGTTGAGAGAATTTCAGCACTCTCCAAAGGGATTAGCTTTCCTTGAGTCTCATACTTTGGAAGACATATG TTCGCTGTGGGAGCTAGGAGAATACTGCAAGATGAAACAAAGCGAGCATCGCAATCGTGGAGTTCTGTGTAGACGTGAAGCAATGCCCGAAGGTGTAAAACGAAATTTGGCAGAGGAAGGTGTAGTGGAAATGAAATGTGCATTCCTCAGGCACTTGTTTCAGACAAATGACCTGCCCAAAACGCAATTGCTCACCTGGGCGCGGAGAAAATTCCAGCGAACCCCTAGTTACGAAACTGAACAGTACGATAAACGGTTCAGATCCATAGTCACAGTCAACAACTCTAAATATTCCTCGTCCTTCTG GGAAAAGAATAAAAGATGGTCTGAACAAGCGGCAGCTCTAGTTGCTTTGTGCTCTCTTAATGTCATTGATGCTGAACCTTTGAGGCGTAAAGGAGCACTAAGATG A
- the LOC120348837 gene encoding tRNA-dihydrouridine(20) synthase [NAD(P)+]-like isoform X1 has product MSCRKKLTFNNKKILAPMVRIGTLPMRLLCLDYGCDIVYTEEIIDYRLIRSERVVNDLLGTVDFIDKSDGSLIFRTCELEKDKVVLQLGTADAQRALAAAKLVLDDVAGIDVNMGCPKEFSVKGGMGSALLCKPDVAEDIMRTLVENLPCTVTCKVRIFPDVDSTLQFCQRMADCGIDAIAIHGRRKEERPQCENHNDFIRIMAKCLTIPVIANGGSLVIDSYEDLDSFQQQTGSSSVMIARAAQWNCSIFRKSGKLPIDEVITAYLKYCVDYDNPTSNCKYCVQNMLREFQHSPKGLAFLESHTLEDICSLWELGEYCKMKQSEHRNRGVLCRREAMPEGVKRNLAEEGVVEMKCAFLRHLFQTNDLPKTQLLTWARRKFQRTPSYETEQYDKRFRSIVTVNNSKYSSSFWEKNKRWSEQAAALVALCSLNVIDAEPLRRKGALRCIWSGKSVNSIPS; this is encoded by the exons ATGAGTTGCAGAAAAAAACTTACttttaacaataaaaaaattcttgCTCCAATGGTAAGGATTGGAACTCTACCTATGAGACTTTTATGTTTGgattatggctgtgatattgTTTATACTGAAGAAATTATTGACTATCGATTAATCAGATCTGAGAGAGTTGTAAATG ATCTGCTTGGAACTGTTGACTTCATCGATAAATCCGATGGCTCACTTATATTCAGAACCTGTGAGCTGGAAAAAGACAAAGTTGTTCTACAGTTGGGAACAGCCGATGCACAACGGGCGTTAGCTGCAGCCAAGCTagt ACTGGATGATGTGGCTGGAATTGATGTGAACATGGGCTGCCCGAAGGAGTTCTCTGTGAAGGGTGGCATGGGCTCTGCTCTCTTATGTAAGCCAGATGTAGCCGAAGATATAATGCGAACACTGGTCGAAAACTTGCCATGCACGGTTACATGTAAGGTGAGGATATTCCCAGACGTCGACAGCACCCTTCAGTTTTGTCAGCGAATGGCCGACTGTGGAATCGACGCCATTGCCATTCATGGCCGGAGAAAGGAAGAGCGGCCTCAGTGTGAGAACCATAATGATTTCATAAGGATTATGGCCAAGTGTCTAACAATACCAGTCATTGCCAA tgGTGGATCCCTGGTGATAGACTCATACGAAGATCTAGATTCGTTCCAGCAGCAAACTGGCAGTAGTAGCGTAATGATCGCCAGGGCAGCTCAATGGAATTGCTCAATATTTAGGAAGAGTGGAAAGTTACCAATTGATGAAGTTATAACTGCATACCTGAAGTACTGTGTCGACTACGATAATCCGACATCAAATTGCAAATACTGCGTACAGAACATGTTGAGAGAATTTCAGCACTCTCCAAAGGGATTAGCTTTCCTTGAGTCTCATACTTTGGAAGACATATG TTCGCTGTGGGAGCTAGGAGAATACTGCAAGATGAAACAAAGCGAGCATCGCAATCGTGGAGTTCTGTGTAGACGTGAAGCAATGCCCGAAGGTGTAAAACGAAATTTGGCAGAGGAAGGTGTAGTGGAAATGAAATGTGCATTCCTCAGGCACTTGTTTCAGACAAATGACCTGCCCAAAACGCAATTGCTCACCTGGGCGCGGAGAAAATTCCAGCGAACCCCTAGTTACGAAACTGAACAGTACGATAAACGGTTCAGATCCATAGTCACAGTCAACAACTCTAAATATTCCTCGTCCTTCTG GGAAAAGAATAAAAGATGGTCTGAACAAGCGGCAGCTCTAGTTGCTTTGTGCTCTCTTAATGTCATTGATGCTGAACCTTTGAGGCGTAAAGGAGCACTAAGATG TATTTGGAGTGGTAAAAGTGTGAActctatcccgtcctga
- the LOC120350695 gene encoding GPI transamidase component PIG-S-like produces the protein MATFLIQLRVLLGITDQYASIPGATILPLPSVKLRDWELDVLFRFRTVEQMSLAQMTLQSLSQLLEEISNIVINEEVGASVSDAVYHVELGQSALHEGDLEAALSHSKQAYQSAENAFTHPSLLALLYFPDDQKYAVYIPLFIPIMIPVLLSMKSIKLWKRVLRGKSQKTD, from the coding sequence ATGGCTACATTTTTGATCCAATTGAGAGTGCTGCTTGGAATCACAGATCAGTATGCCTCAATACCAGGCGCCACCATTCTTCCATTGCCTTCAGTAAAACTTCGCGATTGGGAGTTGGATGTGCTCTTCAGATtcaggactgtggaacagatgAGCTTGGCCCAAATGACTCTTCAGTCATTATCGCAACTTCTAGAAGAGATAAGCAACATAGTGATAAATGAAGAGGTTGGTGCTTCAGTTTCTGACGCCGTTTATCATGTTGAGCTAGGTCAGAGCGCTCTGCACGAGGGAGATCTGGAGGCTGCTCTCAGTCATTCGAAGCAGGCTTACCAATCCGCTGAGAACGCTTTCACTCATCCCTCGCTTTTGGCTCTCTTGTACTTCCCCGATGATCAGAAGTATGCTGTTTACATTCCGCTCTTCATTCCCATTATGATTCCAGTACTGCTATCAATGAAAAGCATCAAATTATGGAAAAGGGTTTTGCGTGGAAAGTCACAAAAGACGgactaa